In Musa acuminata AAA Group cultivar baxijiao chromosome BXJ2-8, Cavendish_Baxijiao_AAA, whole genome shotgun sequence, one genomic interval encodes:
- the LOC135620261 gene encoding cytochrome P450 71A1-like has protein sequence MCDVTAWSEMCSGQSTMLSSSLLFALLLLLVLLGTKRAFSKKRRLPPSPPKLPLLGHLLQLGSLPHRSLSALSEKHGPLMLLHFGHVPTLVVSSADMAEEVMRTHDTSFASRPDLKPVRTILYDTHDVGFAPFGDYWRHTRKLCTIHLLSGKRVKSYRALRQEEVAFMMQKISRASLSSTSGFIDMSKVINSFVTDIVGRVVSGTSFRAADRCQLFSKLIDDNGVAFRELCVEELFPSLGFLDGILGLNPTAKKVAKEWDVALNEMIQDHVERLNRDEVQERDFVDELLDVVDKPEKDFCLTMKQMKAILWDMFSAGVEASFTALEWAMAELVRHPETLKKLQDEVRGLAAGKDMVKEDETHDMVYLKAVLKEVLRVHPPTPLLLPRESIEDCQIQGYHIPKKTRVLINAWAIGRDPKHWDAPEEFRPERFMSSDLDFKGKNFEFTPFGSGRRICPGMQLAVATLEVALANLVHQFDWELPLGMTRDEFDMTESPGLTARKKEPLHLVAKPWGQIPLE, from the exons ATGTGTGATGTTACCGCGTGGAGCGAGATGTGCTCAGGGCAATCGACAATGCTTTCGTCTTCGCTCCTCtttgccctcctcctcctcctggtgCTCCTCGGCACCAAGCGAGCCTTCTCCAAGAAGCGACGGCTTCCGCCTTCTCCGCCCAAGCTGCCGCTGCTCGGCCACCTCCTCCAGCTCGGCTCCCTGCCTCATCGCTCCCTCTCCGCCCTCTCCGAGAAGCATGGACCGCTCATGCTGCTGCATTTCGGCCATGTCCCCACCCTCGTGGTCTCGTCGGCCGACATGGCCGAAGAGGTCATGAGAACTCATGACACCTCCTTCGCCAGTCGGCCGGACCTGAAGCCGGTCAGAACCATACTCTACGATACCCATGACGTGGGTTTCGCCCCCTTTGGCGATTACTGGAGACACACCAGGAAGCTCTGCACCATCCACCTCCTGAGTGGCAAAAGGGTGAAGTCGTATCGGGCTCTGCGACAGGAGGAGGTGGCCTTCATGATGCAAAAGATCTCTCGGGCTTCTCTTTCCTCGACGTCCGGCTTCATCGACATGTCCAAGGTGATCAACTCTTTCGTCACTGATATCGTCGGCAGAGTCGTCTCAGGGACAAGCTTCAGAGCCGCCGATAGATGTCAGCTATTCAGCAAACTGATCGACGACAACGGCGTCGCGTTCCGTGAGCTCTGCGTCGAGGAACTCTTCCCCTCGTTGGGATTCTTGGATGGAATCCTCGGGTTGAACCCTACCGCCAAAAAGGTGGCCAAGGAATGGGATGTTGCTCTGAATGAGATGATCCAGGATCATGTCGAACGACTCAACAGGGATGAGGTGCAGGAGAGGGATTTCGTGGATGAGTTGCTTGATGTGGTTGACAAGCCTGAGAAGGACTTTTGCCTGACCATGAAGCAGATGAAGGCGATCTTGTGG GATATGTTTTCTGCTGGCGTCGAAGCATCCTTCACTGCCCTCGAGTGGGCCATGGCAGAGCTCGTTCGACACCCAGAGACCCTGAAGAAGCTACAGGACGAGGTGAGAGGATTAGCCGCAGGGAAAGACATGGTCAAAGAAGACGAGACGCACGATATGGTCTACCTGAAGGCGGTCCTCAAGGAAGTCCTACGGGTGCATCCTCCCACTCCATTGTTGCTTCCGCGAGAATCCATCGAGGACTGCCAGATCCAAGGCTACCACATCCCCAAGAAAACAAGAGTTCTGATCAACGCGTGGGCAATCGGCAGAGACCCGAAACACTGGGACGCACCCGAAGAGTTCCGGCCCGAGAGGTTCATGAGCAGCGACCTGGACTTCAAAGGAAAGAACTTCGAGTTCACACCGTTCGGTTCAGGAAGAAGGATTTGCCCGGGAATGCAGCTCGCGGTGGCCACCTTGGAGGTCGCACTGGCAAACCTTGTTCATCAGTTTGACTGGGAGCTTCCCCTCGGCATGACCAGAGATGAGTTCGATATGACGGAGAGTCCCGGGCTAACAGCACGCAAGAAGGAGCCACTTCACCTGGTGGCAAAACCTTGGGGGCAAATACCATTAGAATAA